The Anaerolineales bacterium sequence GCGTCAAGGAAAGCTGCATACGGATCTGTGCTTGTTGATGCGGTGGAAAGGAATCGATGATTCGATCGATGGTCGAAGGTGCACTGCGGGTATGCAGCGTCGAAAGAACCAGGTGCCCGGTTTCGGCGGCGGTGAGACACGCCGCCATGGTCTCCGGATCGCGCATTTCCCCCACCAAAATCACATCCACGTCCTGGCGCAAGGCGGCACGCAGCGCGGTAGCGAAGGACTGCGTATCTTTGCCAATTTCCCGCTGTGTGATTACGCAGCGTTTGTCCCGATAGATGAATTCAATCGGATCCTCGATCGCCACGATGAGACGCGCCTCGTGCTGGTTGAGATGTTCGATCATGGCGGCCAGAGTGGTCGACTTCCCACTGCCCGTAGGACCGGTGACGAGGATCAGCCCGCGGGGTTTGAGGGCCAGGGTTTTGCATATCCCGGGAAGTTCCAATTCGTCGATGGTCGGCACCACAACGGCGATACGGCGGAACGCCAGGCTGATACTGCCGCGCTGCAAGCTGGCGTTGACCCTGTAACGTGCCGTATCGGTCAGCGTGTAGGAGAAATCCAGGTCCTTGTTTGCGGCGAAACGCTGCCGGGTGCCGTTGTCGCTGATCTGTTCGAAAGCTTGAATGGTTGCATCCTCCGTAAGAGGCTCCTGATCGGACGCCGGAACGAGTTTCCCGTGCACGCGATAGATAGGCGGCGATCCGGCACGCAGATGGAGATCGGAGGCTCCAATCTCGGCTGTGAAGTTCAGCAATGCCTTGATATCCATCACAATCCTACCTTGACCACCAACGAACGATCTGCTCGCCATAAAACAGGGTCGTCAATGCCCCGAGCGCCAGGAAAGGCGCAAATGCAATCGGATCACGCCGTCCAATCCGGCCCGCCATCAACAAGACTCCGGAAATCAAGCCGCCCAGGACGAACGACAAGAAAAGAGCTAAAATCACGTATGGAAAACCCACAACCAGTCCGATGAAACCCATCAACTTGACGTCCCCCATGCCCATCCCGGTTGGGTAGATAATCGCCAGCAGGAACAACAATCCGGAGCCGAGCAAACCACCGAGCAGGCGTTCGCCGAGCGTCGGCTCCGGGTAGATCAGTGCGAAGATCAAAGCAAAGCCGATCGCCGGATAGACAACGCGGTTGAATATCTTCTGATGTTCCAGATCGATGACCAGAATGACGATCAGAATGGCGCTGCAGCAGGCGACGAAGCCTGCATAGGTACTCGAGGGAAAACGCAGCCAGATCAGGCCAAAGAGCACACCCGTCCCCAATTCAACCCAGAGACAGCGCGGCGGAATCTGCGCTTTGCAATAACGGCATCGTCCTCGGCGCAGCAGAAAGCTGACGACGGGAATCAAATCAAGCGCTTTCAAGCGCCGCCCACACGTATCACACTTCGAAGGCGGCGAGATGATCGACCCACCGTTTGGCAAGCGGTCGATACAGACGTTCAAGAAACTGCCGACCGCAATTCCCAGCAAGGCGAATAAAAGCGTGGACATCGGCCTCACACCTTTTTCAACGCCAGGCCCAGATTGGCGGCGTAAGTCGCCACAGGAAATTCCTGAGGCAGGCGCATCGGCGGCTGCGGAAGTTGAATCGGAAAGGACACTTTCGATTTCAACAATTCGATCATTTTCGGATCATCGAACGGAGCTCCCGTAACGAATACTGGTGTGCGTGGGTCCAGCGGGCGGTCCCGGTTGCTGTCGTTGTGAAACTGGACCGTGCGGGTCAGTTCCAGCGAGAGTCGGTCGATGGCCGCGGCCGGGTTGGGTTTCCCATCGCCTTGCGGCATGCTGCGCACGATCATCGGCACGCCCCCGACGACGATGATCACGCCGATGCCTTGCTCTTCGAGATTGACGATGACCGCGTTGCTTTGATCGACCGCACGGATGAGCGCCAGCGGCTTCAAATCCATGACTCCGGGTTTGATCTTCGCAGCCCGCAGCGTCTCCACCTGACGATCGATCACCAGTCGCGGCACGGCCAGGGCATACACCAGAATCTGGTCTCCCTCCTGCCGGACGACATCCCACGAAAGATACGTCTCATCGAGCGGCAGCGGCATCTCCTGTTTGGCCTTGCGCCGAATCGCATCGTCCAGCAGATCGGGGTTGATCTCCGGTAAGGCAAGCAGCCGGGAAACAGACCGGTGCCCGGTGACGCTGGTCACGACCCTGCGTCTGGAAGCTTTGTGCACGCTGAGGAAGCGCGCCAGCCCCGCACCCATACGCTCGCTCTCCTGGATCACTCCCTGATTCATCAATTCCGGAGAGACGGAGACCGTCGACCAACGCAAGGGGCGCTTCCCGCGAACGACGAGCAATCGAATATCACGTCCGTCGAAATCCAACGTAACGATCTTCCTACCCAGCAAGAGATTCCTCCTTGCACTCGATGACGAGCGCACAGCTCAGCGAACGGAAC is a genomic window containing:
- a CDS encoding type IV pilus twitching motility protein PilT, which produces MDIKALLNFTAEIGASDLHLRAGSPPIYRVHGKLVPASDQEPLTEDATIQAFEQISDNGTRQRFAANKDLDFSYTLTDTARYRVNASLQRGSISLAFRRIAVVVPTIDELELPGICKTLALKPRGLILVTGPTGSGKSTTLAAMIEHLNQHEARLIVAIEDPIEFIYRDKRCVITQREIGKDTQSFATALRAALRQDVDVILVGEMRDPETMAACLTAAETGHLVLSTLHTRSAPSTIDRIIDSFPPHQQAQIRMQLSLTLEAILSQTLIPRLDAEGRVAAVEVMLANAAIRNLIREGRTHQMNSVLQTGVQEGMQTLEQALKDLYRRQAIALDDACAAAHDEQGLRALIEQG
- a CDS encoding prepilin peptidase → MSTLLFALLGIAVGSFLNVCIDRLPNGGSIISPPSKCDTCGRRLKALDLIPVVSFLLRRGRCRYCKAQIPPRCLWVELGTGVLFGLIWLRFPSSTYAGFVACCSAILIVILVIDLEHQKIFNRVVYPAIGFALIFALIYPEPTLGERLLGGLLGSGLLFLLAIIYPTGMGMGDVKLMGFIGLVVGFPYVILALFLSFVLGGLISGVLLMAGRIGRRDPIAFAPFLALGALTTLFYGEQIVRWWSR
- the pilM gene encoding pilus assembly protein PilM, which encodes MLGRKIVTLDFDGRDIRLLVVRGKRPLRWSTVSVSPELMNQGVIQESERMGAGLARFLSVHKASRRRVVTSVTGHRSVSRLLALPEINPDLLDDAIRRKAKQEMPLPLDETYLSWDVVRQEGDQILVYALAVPRLVIDRQVETLRAAKIKPGVMDLKPLALIRAVDQSNAVIVNLEEQGIGVIIVVGGVPMIVRSMPQGDGKPNPAAAIDRLSLELTRTVQFHNDSNRDRPLDPRTPVFVTGAPFDDPKMIELLKSKVSFPIQLPQPPMRLPQEFPVATYAANLGLALKKV